The Heyndrickxia vini genome contains a region encoding:
- a CDS encoding alpha/beta hydrolase family protein — protein sequence MEKTPFPSPNPNVQMYLITYLSAGLKVKGLLAEPKDEMIYDGFLYLRGGIKGVGMVRPARIGQFAAEGFIVFAPFYRGNRGGEGNEDFAGNDREDAYTAYDLLKQYVRVKNERIHIFGFSRGGIMALHTAINRSEAKSIVTWGGVSDMVLTYYERHDLRKMLKRVIGGTPNKYPALYQERTPLYSIDRIKQPVLIIHGVKDKNVSIEHAIRLEERLRECGKEVETWYFQNYTHYFPPAINRQIVSDLCSWMKNRP from the coding sequence ATGGAAAAGACGCCTTTTCCTTCACCAAATCCAAACGTTCAAATGTACTTGATTACTTATTTATCGGCTGGCTTAAAGGTAAAAGGTCTATTAGCAGAGCCTAAAGATGAGATGATATACGATGGGTTTCTTTATTTAAGGGGTGGGATTAAAGGTGTTGGTATGGTGAGACCTGCTAGAATTGGCCAATTTGCTGCCGAAGGTTTTATTGTTTTCGCCCCGTTTTATCGTGGAAATCGTGGGGGAGAGGGAAATGAAGATTTTGCAGGGAATGACCGGGAAGATGCATACACTGCTTATGATCTTTTGAAGCAATATGTACGTGTGAAAAATGAACGGATTCATATATTTGGATTTTCAAGAGGAGGAATTATGGCCCTCCATACTGCGATTAACCGTTCGGAAGCTAAATCAATTGTCACATGGGGCGGGGTATCTGATATGGTGTTAACGTATTATGAACGACATGATTTGCGAAAAATGTTAAAACGGGTCATTGGTGGCACACCGAATAAATATCCTGCCCTTTATCAAGAGAGAACCCCTTTATATTCAATTGACAGGATTAAACAACCCGTATTAATCATTCACGGAGTAAAAGACAAGAATGTTTCAATTGAGCATGCAATAAGGTTAGAAGAAAGGTTAAGAGAATGTGGGAAAGAAGTTGAAACATGGTACTTTCAAAATTATACTCATTATTTTCCACCAGCAATAAACCGCCAAATTGTTTCCGATCTATGCTCATGGATGAAAAATAGGCCATAA
- a CDS encoding DUF2584 domain-containing protein, producing MGMPLELNTMIVTKGKEKRLEENLFRLEKEGYRLYPIDIPMDIRKTKESETRGTAIIRKLEWENEKTNITYQLISLNSSN from the coding sequence ATGGGGATGCCATTAGAATTAAATACAATGATTGTAACGAAAGGAAAAGAAAAAAGATTAGAAGAAAATTTATTCAGATTGGAAAAGGAAGGATACCGTTTGTATCCAATTGATATTCCAATGGATATACGTAAAACGAAAGAAAGTGAAACAAGAGGAACTGCTATAATAAGAAAACTTGAGTGGGAAAATGAAAAAACGAATATTACATATCAATTAATTTCATTAAATTCAAGTAATTAA
- the pckA gene encoding phosphoenolpyruvate carboxykinase (ATP) has protein sequence MKSVTFSNTLTNVLAGKNILTQLAVPQLVEKVLKRGEGILTSTGAVRAETGKYTGRSPKDKYIVEEASTKDAIDWGSVNQPISEESFDKLYTKVINYLQEQNEVFVFKGFAGADKRTQLPIQVVNEYAWHNLFAHQLFIRPTEEELKTHEAEFTILSAPNVKADPLTDGTNSETFVVVSFERRIILIGGTEYAGEMKKSIFSIMNYLLPQNDILPMHCSANVGAEGDVALFFGLSGTGKTTLSADPNRRLIGDDEHGWSSNGVFNIEGGCYAKCIGLTREKEPQIYDAIRFGAVLENVMVDELTREPLYDDATLTENTRAAYQIQAIDNIIEPSIAGHPQTIVFLTADAFGVLPPISKLTKEQAMYHFLSGYTSKLAGTERGITSPEATFSTCFGSPFLPLPATVYAEMLGKKIDEHGVQVFLVNTGWTGGEYGVGSRMKLGYTRAMVQAALEGELESVETKQDEIFGLHIPLHVPGVPDEVLIPNKTWGNQQTYNEKAQELATKFKENFKKFGHVSQEIEIQGGPIIK, from the coding sequence ATGAAATCAGTTACTTTTTCAAATACATTAACAAATGTTTTAGCCGGAAAAAACATCCTTACTCAATTAGCAGTACCTCAATTAGTAGAAAAGGTATTAAAACGAGGAGAAGGAATCTTAACATCTACAGGTGCAGTCCGTGCTGAAACTGGAAAATATACTGGCCGTTCTCCTAAAGATAAATATATTGTTGAAGAGGCTTCCACAAAAGATGCAATCGATTGGGGCTCTGTAAATCAACCAATTTCTGAGGAATCATTTGATAAATTATATACTAAGGTGATTAATTACCTACAAGAGCAAAATGAAGTTTTTGTTTTTAAGGGATTTGCAGGTGCTGACAAAAGAACTCAATTACCAATCCAAGTAGTAAATGAATATGCTTGGCATAATTTATTTGCACATCAATTATTTATCCGTCCAACCGAAGAGGAACTTAAAACCCATGAAGCTGAATTTACTATCTTATCTGCTCCCAATGTGAAAGCGGATCCATTAACAGATGGCACAAATTCAGAAACATTTGTCGTTGTTTCGTTTGAACGCCGAATTATTCTTATCGGCGGAACCGAATATGCTGGTGAAATGAAGAAAAGTATTTTTTCTATCATGAATTATCTTTTACCTCAAAATGATATTCTACCGATGCATTGTTCTGCAAATGTAGGTGCTGAAGGAGATGTCGCTTTATTCTTCGGATTATCCGGAACGGGCAAAACAACATTATCCGCTGATCCAAATCGCCGCTTAATCGGTGATGATGAACATGGATGGTCTTCAAATGGTGTATTTAATATTGAAGGTGGATGCTATGCAAAATGTATCGGCCTTACTCGTGAAAAAGAACCGCAAATCTATGATGCGATTCGATTCGGAGCAGTTTTGGAAAATGTCATGGTGGACGAATTGACCCGTGAACCATTATATGATGATGCGACATTAACTGAAAATACACGCGCTGCATACCAAATCCAAGCAATTGACAACATCATTGAACCAAGTATTGCAGGACACCCACAAACGATTGTCTTTTTAACAGCGGATGCTTTCGGGGTATTACCTCCGATCAGCAAATTAACAAAAGAACAGGCAATGTATCATTTCCTTAGCGGGTATACATCCAAACTAGCGGGTACCGAACGTGGAATTACTTCTCCTGAAGCCACTTTCTCTACTTGTTTCGGTTCACCATTCTTACCTTTACCAGCTACTGTATATGCTGAAATGCTTGGGAAAAAGATCGATGAGCATGGCGTTCAAGTTTTCTTAGTCAATACAGGATGGACTGGCGGAGAATATGGAGTAGGAAGTCGAATGAAATTAGGCTATACACGAGCAATGGTTCAGGCTGCATTAGAAGGCGAACTTGAATCTGTTGAAACAAAACAAGATGAAATTTTCGGATTACACATTCCATTGCATGTACCTGGTGTACCCGATGAAGTGTTAATTCCTAATAAAACATGGGGTAACCAACAGACATATAATGAAAAAGCACAAGAGCTTGCTACAAAATTCAAAGAAAACTTCAAGAAATTTGGTCATGTGTCACAAGAAATTGAAATACAGGGTGGACCAATCATTAAATAA
- the asnB gene encoding asparagine synthase (glutamine-hydrolyzing) — translation MCGFVGCIHDNEVGLRETDRQLFKNMNNIITHRGPDDDGFFEDEHIQFGFRRLSIIDIESGHQPLTYENERYWIIFNGEIYNYVELRNELVEAGLTFETASDTEVILALYSYYKEEAVSKLRGMFAFTIWDKQEQLLIGARDPFGIKPFFYREEEGRTFFASEKKSILLAMEHEELNYEAAQHYMTYQFVPEPETMTEGIKKLEPGHYFIKKLGKPMDIKRYWKASFQPVQKSEDEFIKEIRDVLFDSVNVHMRSDVPVGSFLSGGIDSSIIASIAKQYHPSIKTFSVGFEHNGFSEIDVAKETADKLGVENISYIITPEEYMKELPKIIWHLDDPLADPACVPLYFVAREARKHVTVVLSGEGADELFGGYNIYREPQSLEVFNKIPAVGKSLLKALAKIMPEGVKGKSFIERGVTPMEQRYIGNAKMYTESEKKDLLAQYRSGIEYTDITKPLYAETKDYDPVDRMQYIDIHTWMRGDILLKADKMTMAHSLELRVPFLDKEVFKIASKIPTSLKTANNTTKYILRKAAEGVVPDHVLTRKKLGFPVPIRHWLKDEMHDWAKQIIHESGTDHIINKHYVLNLLEEHCQGKMDHSRKIWTVLIFMIWHAVYLEEKYDFQKQYKLQTEGANI, via the coding sequence ATGTGTGGATTTGTAGGTTGTATACATGACAACGAGGTTGGATTAAGAGAAACAGACAGACAACTTTTTAAAAACATGAACAATATTATCACTCATCGTGGTCCCGATGATGATGGATTTTTTGAAGATGAACATATTCAATTTGGTTTCCGCAGATTGAGTATTATTGATATAGAAAGTGGACACCAACCTTTAACATATGAAAATGAACGTTATTGGATCATTTTTAATGGTGAAATATATAATTATGTGGAACTGCGAAATGAATTGGTTGAAGCGGGGTTAACTTTTGAAACGGCTTCTGACACGGAAGTTATTCTTGCGCTTTATAGTTACTATAAAGAAGAAGCGGTATCGAAGCTTCGGGGCATGTTTGCTTTTACGATTTGGGATAAACAGGAGCAGTTATTAATTGGAGCACGTGATCCTTTTGGTATCAAACCGTTTTTTTATAGAGAAGAAGAAGGACGCACATTCTTTGCTTCTGAAAAGAAAAGTATTTTGCTCGCAATGGAACATGAAGAATTAAATTATGAAGCTGCTCAACATTATATGACATATCAATTTGTTCCAGAACCAGAAACAATGACAGAAGGAATCAAAAAATTAGAACCTGGCCATTATTTTATTAAAAAATTGGGCAAACCAATGGACATCAAACGTTATTGGAAAGCATCTTTCCAACCTGTACAAAAATCAGAAGATGAATTTATAAAGGAAATTAGAGACGTCTTATTTGATTCTGTAAACGTTCATATGAGAAGTGATGTACCCGTTGGATCGTTCTTATCAGGTGGGATTGATTCTTCGATAATTGCTTCCATTGCTAAGCAATATCATCCAAGCATTAAAACATTTTCAGTCGGTTTTGAACACAATGGTTTCAGTGAAATTGACGTAGCAAAAGAAACCGCGGATAAACTTGGAGTTGAAAATATTAGTTATATTATCACTCCAGAAGAATATATGAAGGAATTGCCAAAAATTATTTGGCATTTAGATGATCCATTAGCAGATCCTGCCTGTGTTCCTTTATATTTTGTAGCACGTGAAGCAAGAAAGCATGTAACGGTCGTTTTATCAGGTGAAGGTGCTGATGAACTATTCGGTGGTTATAATATTTATAGAGAACCGCAATCACTAGAAGTCTTTAATAAAATTCCTGCCGTTGGTAAGTCTTTATTAAAAGCATTAGCGAAAATTATGCCAGAGGGTGTGAAAGGGAAAAGCTTTATTGAGCGTGGAGTAACACCGATGGAACAAAGGTATATTGGGAATGCAAAGATGTACACTGAATCGGAGAAAAAAGATTTGCTGGCGCAATATCGGTCAGGTATAGAATACACAGACATTACGAAACCTTTGTATGCTGAAACAAAAGATTACGATCCAGTTGATCGTATGCAATACATTGATATTCACACATGGATGCGCGGTGATATTTTATTAAAAGCGGATAAAATGACAATGGCACATTCATTGGAATTAAGGGTTCCATTTTTAGATAAAGAGGTATTTAAAATTGCTTCCAAAATACCAACAAGCTTAAAAACAGCGAATAATACTACGAAATACATTTTAAGAAAAGCAGCTGAAGGCGTTGTTCCTGACCATGTACTGACCCGCAAGAAACTTGGCTTCCCGGTACCAATCCGTCATTGGTTAAAAGATGAAATGCATGATTGGGCAAAACAAATTATTCATGAAAGTGGTACAGATCACATCATTAATAAGCATTATGTTTTAAACCTTTTAGAGGAACATTGCCAAGGAAAAATGGATCACAGTCGTAAAATATGGACCGTCCTCATCTTTATGATATGGCATGCAGTTTATTTAGAAGAAAAATATGATTTCCAAAAACAATATAAGCTCCAAACTGAAGGGGCAAATATTTAA
- a CDS encoding C39 family peptidase has protein sequence MKSIITGFIAFLFFIIIFIYGYQNSEHASEVKKQTIDLSHTDSKKYSIIKIKDNVLLNIPVISQFPELARGCEVTSLSMLLNSAGIKTDKLTLAKQIKKDATPRKIINNNIHYGHPNDGFVGDMYTYSKPGLGVYVQPIIELANKYMPGKIVNLTKSSFEDLKIPLSNGQPVWVIINTHYKELPDSYFTTWHTKKGTIRITSKEHSVLITGYDKDFIYFNDPLTGQKNKKAPIHDFQEAWVQMGSQAITYQE, from the coding sequence ATGAAGTCTATTATAACAGGTTTTATAGCATTTCTATTTTTTATAATTATTTTTATTTACGGTTATCAAAATTCTGAACATGCTAGTGAAGTTAAAAAACAAACGATTGATTTAAGCCACACTGATTCAAAAAAATATTCAATTATCAAAATAAAAGATAATGTTCTTTTAAATATTCCTGTCATTTCTCAATTTCCAGAATTAGCTCGTGGATGTGAAGTAACTAGCCTATCGATGTTACTTAACTCAGCGGGAATCAAAACTGATAAATTGACCCTTGCGAAACAAATCAAAAAAGATGCGACACCACGTAAAATAATTAATAACAATATCCATTACGGACACCCTAATGATGGATTTGTTGGCGATATGTATACGTATAGCAAACCTGGCCTTGGTGTTTATGTTCAACCAATTATTGAATTAGCGAATAAATATATGCCTGGTAAAATTGTCAATTTGACGAAAAGCTCATTTGAAGATTTAAAAATACCTCTATCAAACGGGCAACCAGTTTGGGTAATTATTAATACTCATTATAAAGAACTTCCTGATTCCTATTTTACAACATGGCATACAAAAAAAGGGACCATCCGCATTACTAGTAAGGAACATTCTGTACTAATTACAGGTTACGATAAAGACTTTATTTACTTCAACGATCCACTGACAGGTCAGAAAAATAAAAAAGCACCCATTCACGACTTCCAAGAAGCCTGGGTGCAGATGGGCAGCCAAGCGATTACATACCAAGAGTAG
- a CDS encoding alpha/beta hydrolase, with protein MWKWEADQGPKAIIVMVHGAMEHHGRYSWLIEMWRSSGYHVIMGDLPGQGMTTRSQRGHIDSFDEYIFELKDWVQTAYQFDVPVFLLGHSMGGLAVIRTLQEEKLNLAGVILSAPCLDLVTYPSKFLSSLSVVMNKIAPQVKFSSGLTIEDITRNEEARELALNDSLYVTKISVRWYRELVKAMKLAFTNMSKIPDIPFLVLQGGNDKIVNKQAVNDWFNKVTLSDKQYKVWPNSYHELFNEPEREEVFQYAKNFVETRLRTLGYIIN; from the coding sequence ATGTGGAAGTGGGAAGCGGATCAAGGTCCAAAAGCTATTATCGTAATGGTTCACGGAGCGATGGAACACCACGGGAGATATAGTTGGCTTATTGAAATGTGGCGTTCATCAGGATACCATGTAATAATGGGAGATTTACCAGGGCAGGGAATGACAACAAGATCCCAAAGAGGTCATATCGATTCCTTTGATGAATATATTTTCGAATTAAAAGATTGGGTACAAACTGCCTATCAATTTGATGTACCAGTATTTCTGCTTGGACACAGTATGGGAGGTTTAGCGGTCATTCGGACCCTTCAAGAAGAAAAGCTAAATCTTGCGGGTGTTATTCTTTCCGCACCATGTTTAGACTTAGTTACTTATCCCTCGAAATTCTTAAGTTCACTGTCAGTAGTAATGAATAAAATAGCTCCACAAGTAAAGTTTTCTAGTGGTTTAACGATAGAAGATATAACAAGAAATGAAGAGGCACGGGAACTCGCATTAAATGATTCTTTATATGTTACAAAGATATCTGTCAGGTGGTATAGGGAATTGGTAAAGGCAATGAAATTAGCATTCACAAATATGTCGAAAATACCGGATATTCCTTTTTTGGTTTTACAAGGTGGAAATGATAAAATTGTAAATAAACAAGCTGTAAACGATTGGTTTAATAAAGTGACACTTTCTGATAAACAATATAAAGTTTGGCCAAATAGCTATCATGAACTATTTAATGAACCAGAACGGGAAGAAGTTTTTCAATATGCGAAGAATTTTGTCGAAACAAGACTTCGCACTTTAGGTTATATAATTAATTGA
- a CDS encoding tetraprenyl-beta-curcumene synthase family protein, translating to MSVPSNPFSLMNQVYRKVFPDVHRELMYWKEKAASIPNQELRNQALASIEHKTFHCEGGSILALLALDRRDEAIKFIVAYQTISDYLDNLCDRSTSLDPADFEALHESMKDSLSIHAKPKNYYRLRDDQDDGGYLEDLVLTCQKVLSSLTKYDLIRDSLLELCQYYCDLQVHKHVKVEEREPRLQSWFKTYQSSLPQMGWHEFSACSGSTLGIFCLVSYCFRNDFIEEHAKSIREGYFPYIQGLHILLDYFIDQDEDREGGDLNFCFYYENNEEMFERLTHFLTEADIHTEKLPDQKFHKFINRGLLAVYLSDDKVNKQKDVQKIARELIKHGGSISYFFYWNGRAYRRIKSLIPTGILKALLKTKKRSAELN from the coding sequence ATGTCCGTCCCTTCGAATCCATTTTCATTGATGAATCAGGTGTACAGGAAAGTATTTCCGGATGTTCATCGTGAATTAATGTACTGGAAAGAAAAAGCTGCATCAATTCCCAACCAAGAACTAAGAAACCAAGCATTAGCTAGTATTGAGCATAAAACTTTTCATTGTGAGGGAGGTTCCATTCTTGCACTACTAGCTCTTGACCGCAGGGATGAGGCAATAAAGTTTATCGTAGCATACCAAACGATTAGTGATTACTTAGATAATCTTTGTGACAGAAGCACCTCTTTAGATCCCGCTGATTTTGAGGCCTTGCACGAGTCGATGAAAGATTCATTATCGATTCATGCGAAACCAAAAAATTATTATCGGCTTCGGGATGATCAAGATGATGGTGGTTATTTAGAGGACCTAGTCTTAACTTGTCAAAAAGTACTATCTTCGTTAACAAAATATGATTTAATAAGAGATTCTTTATTAGAATTGTGCCAGTATTACTGTGATTTACAAGTACATAAGCACGTAAAAGTTGAAGAAAGAGAGCCTCGTTTACAATCATGGTTCAAAACATATCAATCATCTTTGCCACAAATGGGCTGGCATGAATTTTCCGCATGTTCAGGTTCTACATTAGGCATATTTTGTCTCGTTTCCTATTGCTTCCGAAATGATTTTATTGAGGAACACGCAAAAAGCATCCGTGAAGGGTATTTTCCTTATATTCAAGGTTTACACATCCTTCTTGATTATTTTATCGATCAAGACGAAGATCGAGAGGGTGGAGATTTAAACTTCTGTTTCTATTATGAAAATAATGAGGAAATGTTTGAACGATTAACACACTTTTTAACAGAGGCGGATATACATACGGAAAAATTGCCCGATCAGAAGTTCCATAAATTTATTAATCGTGGGCTTTTAGCCGTTTATTTATCTGATGATAAAGTGAATAAACAAAAAGATGTTCAAAAAATAGCGAGAGAATTGATTAAACATGGGGGATCAATTAGCTACTTTTTTTATTGGAATGGACGAGCATACCGAAGAATAAAAAGCTTAATCCCGACTGGGATATTAAAAGCTTTGTTAAAAACGAAAAAAAGAAGTGCAGAGTTAAACTAA
- a CDS encoding class I SAM-dependent methyltransferase, with the protein MKLHKILEFAHSLLEKAISPNDTVVDATVGNGYDTEFLAKLVGQNGHVYGFDIQEKALNHAKNYLDKKNLLTNITLFNKGHETIKETIPPHLFGNISAAIFNLGYLPGGDKQIVTQSSTTISAIKQLLEIMRPEAILVVVIYHGHPEGAIERDEVLNFVKSIDQKEAHVLKYEFINQKNNPPFIIAIEKR; encoded by the coding sequence GTGAAACTACATAAAATTTTAGAATTTGCTCATTCTTTACTCGAAAAAGCTATTTCACCTAATGATACGGTCGTGGACGCTACTGTGGGCAACGGCTATGATACGGAGTTTTTAGCAAAACTTGTTGGACAAAATGGACATGTTTATGGGTTTGATATACAGGAAAAAGCACTGAACCACGCTAAAAATTATTTAGATAAAAAAAATCTATTAACCAATATTACACTTTTTAACAAAGGACATGAAACGATTAAAGAAACCATTCCACCACACCTTTTTGGTAACATTTCTGCCGCAATCTTTAATTTAGGTTATTTGCCTGGTGGTGATAAACAGATTGTTACACAATCCTCAACAACTATTTCGGCAATTAAACAACTATTAGAAATAATGAGGCCTGAAGCTATTCTTGTTGTTGTCATTTACCATGGCCATCCAGAAGGCGCGATTGAAAGAGATGAAGTATTGAATTTTGTAAAAAGTATTGATCAAAAAGAGGCACACGTCTTAAAATATGAATTCATTAATCAAAAGAATAACCCTCCATTTATTATCGCCATTGAAAAACGATAA
- a CDS encoding YtzC family protein: MATRQSVGERIQRCEEAISYAKEQFIEGSRQEHYYDNEYQYAMQQLEGSYNELAQLANSANSQQREQLHRMRLQIQQLQNQMTLLNHDRPQ; encoded by the coding sequence TTGGCAACGAGACAATCTGTTGGGGAACGTATTCAACGATGTGAAGAAGCTATAAGCTATGCAAAAGAACAGTTTATCGAAGGAAGTAGACAGGAACATTACTATGATAACGAATATCAATATGCAATGCAGCAACTGGAAGGTTCATACAATGAATTAGCCCAGCTTGCAAATAGTGCCAATTCCCAACAAAGGGAACAATTACATCGTATGAGATTACAGATTCAACAATTGCAAAATCAAATGACTCTTTTAAATCATGATCGACCACAATAA
- a CDS encoding glycogen biosynthesis protein GlgD: MAKRSKQNNPEQKTKNGINNQDMEVGQDYDPVKEVKKQNSKKSQPIRSKQHIENPD; encoded by the coding sequence ATGGCTAAGCGATCGAAGCAAAATAATCCAGAGCAAAAAACAAAAAATGGCATAAATAATCAAGATATGGAAGTTGGTCAAGATTACGATCCGGTTAAAGAAGTAAAGAAGCAAAATTCCAAAAAGAGTCAGCCTATACGATCAAAACAACATATCGAAAATCCGGATTAA
- a CDS encoding MDR family MFS transporter: MPRSLWLLVIGMMVNVTGSSFLWPLNAIYIHDHLGKSLSVAGVVLMLNSAASVIGNLIGGNLYDKIGGYRSILLGIMITIFSLIGMTFWHGWPLYPIFLTIIGLGAGIIVPAMFAMAGAVWKEGGRKAFNAVYIAQNFGVAVGSALGGFVASFSFDYIFLANLIMFIVFFLIAFFGYRKINIDRGNYTSVIQEKKVVKSRTKLIALLILCSGYLLCWVGYVQWQSTISTYTQEINISLRQYSMLWTINGALIVLGQPLLNPIVKRFGTNLKAPIITGIIIFMISFGIAGYASDFKGFLAAMIILTIGEMFVWPTVPTIADSLAPKGKEGFFQGIVNSTATGGRMIGPLLGGILVDLYSMSILFKALLILFVISIVLSLIYDRPLKSKAEKQSISM, translated from the coding sequence ATGCCTAGATCCTTATGGCTATTAGTGATCGGTATGATGGTGAATGTAACAGGCTCTTCTTTTTTATGGCCGTTAAATGCTATCTATATTCATGATCACTTGGGGAAATCACTATCGGTTGCAGGAGTCGTTTTAATGCTAAATTCGGCTGCAAGCGTAATAGGAAATTTAATTGGTGGAAACTTATATGATAAAATTGGCGGATATCGTTCGATTTTACTTGGAATAATGATTACAATCTTCTCTTTAATCGGAATGACTTTTTGGCATGGATGGCCGTTATATCCAATCTTTTTAACAATTATTGGGCTTGGAGCGGGTATCATTGTACCAGCGATGTTTGCGATGGCAGGTGCGGTCTGGAAAGAAGGGGGAAGAAAAGCTTTTAATGCCGTTTATATTGCGCAAAATTTTGGTGTTGCAGTAGGTTCGGCACTTGGTGGTTTTGTTGCGTCTTTTTCTTTTGATTATATCTTCCTTGCTAACTTAATTATGTTTATTGTCTTTTTCTTGATTGCCTTTTTTGGTTATCGAAAAATTAACATTGATCGAGGAAACTATACTTCGGTCATTCAAGAGAAAAAAGTTGTGAAGAGCAGAACAAAATTAATTGCCTTGTTGATTTTATGCAGCGGCTACTTATTATGTTGGGTCGGATATGTGCAATGGCAGTCTACGATTTCCACATACACGCAAGAAATAAATATTTCACTTAGACAGTATAGTATGCTGTGGACGATTAATGGCGCATTAATTGTTTTGGGGCAGCCATTATTAAATCCAATCGTAAAGCGGTTTGGAACGAATTTAAAGGCGCCCATCATTACGGGAATCATAATCTTTATGATTTCGTTTGGTATTGCCGGTTATGCATCAGATTTTAAAGGGTTTTTAGCTGCTATGATTATTTTAACGATTGGTGAAATGTTTGTTTGGCCGACTGTGCCAACGATTGCCGATAGTTTGGCTCCAAAAGGAAAAGAGGGATTCTTCCAAGGAATTGTTAATAGTACGGCGACTGGCGGGAGAATGATTGGTCCATTATTGGGTGGAATTTTAGTCGATTTATATTCTATGTCCATATTATTTAAAGCATTGCTAATTTTATTTGTTATATCCATTGTATTATCTTTAATCTATGACCGTCCATTGAAATCAAAAGCGGAGAAACAGTCGATTTCGATGTGA